From the genome of Vigna angularis cultivar LongXiaoDou No.4 chromosome 11, ASM1680809v1, whole genome shotgun sequence, one region includes:
- the LOC108332565 gene encoding E3 ubiquitin-protein ligase CIP8, whose product MDEYHCNAYPLLSFSASECLPFPNDHQHFNVDFQYSNMHDLNGSKSEAFDNVLLHKFQNISKNEMLKETTIVYCLSRMGLPQNAHGVVVAEVLRCARDMIRDTALRHRLVLCMRVEIGITRANQDGISVSANQDEISASVIDNVSDDDHFEEAEEYGFEEDDEDYGLVPADKAFVEGLEMVQQKGSERCAICFEDFLFGVRMPCLHAFHKSCITEWLQIGNSCPLCRIHLPAQSD is encoded by the coding sequence ATGGATGAATACCACTGTAATGCATACCCACTGCTTTCTTTCTCTGCGTCAGAATGTCTACCTTTTCCCAATGATCACCAACACTTCAATGTAGATTTTCAGTACTCAAACATGCACGATTTGAATGGAAGCAAATCAGAAGCCTTTGACAACGTTTTGCTccacaaatttcaaaacatttcGAAGAATGAAATGTTGAAAGAAACAACCATCGTGTACTGTCTTTCCCGCATGGGTTTGCCTCAAAATGCTCACGGTGTCGTGGTCGCAGAAGTGTTACGGTGTGCACGTGACATGATTCGTGACACAGCTCTCCGACATAGACTTGTTCTTTGTATGCGTGTGGAAATCGGCATTACTCGTGCAAACCAAGATGGAATAAGTGTCAGTGCAAACCAAGATGAAATAAGTGCCAGTGTTATCGACAACGTTAGCGATGATGATCATTTTGAGGAAGCTGAGGAATATGGATTCGAAGAAGACGATGAAGATTATGGATTAGTGCCTGCAGACAAGGCATTTGTTGAAGGTTTGGAGATGGTTCAACAAAAGGGTTCGGAAAGGTGTGCCATTTGTTTCGAGGATTTTCTTTTTGGTGTTCGTATGCCTTGCTTGCATGCGTTTCACAAAAGCTGCATCACTGAGTGGTTGCAAATAGGAAATTCTTGCCCTTTGTGTCGCATTCATTTGCCTGCTCAAAGTGATTGA